The genomic DNA GTGCCCTGCCGAACCATCATCGAGATTGCCCATCCGCTCACAACACCTGTCCAGATAGATTCCATGAGCCTTCTGGCATTGGGTCGAGCCCACACTTTCAGAAGCCCAGATGCGCCTATCGGATAGGTCAGACCCTACCCGCGCGCTGTCGAGTTTGCCTATGGCACCGGCAAACACGGAAACCGAACCTGCGCGCTGAGACCGCTGGGCGCAGAACGTGCCCGCGTGGGGATGGTTTGAATTGCGACCTGCATCAACCGCCCAACCCAACGGACCATCCGACGACGGTCGGACATCCTACCAGTTGGGAGAGGTTCGACGTGATGCGGCCTCGCAAAGGCTGGTGCAACCCGTCTAGTCATCGCACTCGTGCAGCGCACCCGCGATGACTGACGGCCGGTGCCGCTGTGGAATTTGGCGGAAACCGCGGGCGTTCAAGATGCGGCGCCACTGGAAGCGCATGCGTCGCTCTGGCGACCAGCTATCAGCCGAACTTTCTTGCGGAGGCGGCGCCGAAAGTACCATCGTCGATGCATTACACGCCTCGCTGCGCGACGCCACGCGGCAGCGAAATGGAATACTGACAAGAAGGCCTCGTTGCGGCTTGGTGGCCCTGGCGACTGCCGACGCGAGCACGAACCGGCGCGAACTCGCAGTATCTTCGCTCAAGCGAGACGGCTGTGATGCCTCCCGCTTGCTGCCACCGTCGCCAGGATCCGGGCCCGACGATAGGCATCCGGGATGGACAAAGCCCATACGAACAACCCGAACGCATGTCGCCCGATGTACGACTGATCCGGTGTTGTCGTCGTGTAGCTGATCACCGAAAAGAAAAGCACGAAGAAAGCAAACGCCAGCCCGCGCTTTGCGTCGCGCACAGCGAAGTGACCCGCCCCGGGGAAGAGTATCGCCAGAGCAAGGACCAGATAGGGATTGATTGGCTTGTCCATCGACGACCTCAGGCGGCTTCGTAGACTGGAATAGTGGACTCGCCCGCAGCCAGCGCCTCGCTCAATGACTTCGCCTCCACGACCGCCTTGCTGACGAGGTCGGCTGAAATCGTCACAACGGCAAAGCGGATCTGCCGCAGGAATAGATGTGCCGCGCGCTCGCCCTGGGCGGCGTGACGGATCACCCGGGTGCCGCGCGGCGCAATGACGGCTTCCTTCACGCCCGGATCGGAAAAGAGGCTGCGGAACATCGTTGCGGCACGCTCGACCTGCCACGCAGTGGCGCGACCGTCGCCTCGCATCAATAGTGAAGTGTCCGTGTCCGGCGGCGCCATCCATTCAGGCAAGTCGTGAACGAGCGAATAATATTCAGCACCGGTCGGGCGGGCGAGCGCACCAATCGCTGGCCGGCTGCACTCGCGAAGTTCGCTTAGTGTCACTCTGAGCCACAGCTGCGGCAGTCGGCGCGTCACCATGGTGTCGGCAAGGAGTTCAACCCGGACCTGACGACCGTCCTCAAGGCGGCTTGTGAGAATAGGAAACTGGTCGGGAGCGAAGGTGATCCGAGCGTCTGGAAAAAGCGTCGACGCCTCGTCAAGAAGCCTCCTGCGCTGCGCGAGGATGGCACGATGGTCGCTGATCGCCCGCTTGCCCATCCAGGCACAGGCAGCGGCGACAAATGCGACAAGAGCGATTGTGGTGATCATTCGAGATCGCCTTGATGAGAACATAGCGGCGCAGAAGGCACGCCGCCACGTTACGGGTTCAATAACCGGCGGGCTTCGGCCAGGGCATGGTGAACTGGTCACCCCGACGCACGAACTGGTAGCGCCGGAAATGGAACCAGAGCGATGCCACGATGTAGAAGCACATCATCGCGCTGAGCTGCGTGCCATAGCCGAGGAAAACGGCGAAATAGGCAGCAGCGCATAGCGTCAGAAGCACAATCACCGGCAGCGGGTGGAGCGGATGCACGTAACCGCGCTTGATTGTGTCGAGCGGCCACTTGCGCCGGAACATGACCATGTTGAAGGTCATGAAGGTGTATCCGAGCAGGCCCGACAAGATCGAGAAGGTCACGACCTGGTCGAGCGGCGCGCCGAGCGCGAAGATGAGGGCGATGGGAACCAGGAATACGATCGACCGGTACGGCGTGCGGTAGACCGGGTGCACCGCGCCGAACCAGCTCGGCAGGTAGCGGTCGCGGCCCATCGAGAACCAGGCACGCGAAGCGTCGTTGATGCATCCGTTCGCAGAAGCGAGTGTCGAAAACATCGTACCGACGAAGAGCAGCACCATCAGGCCGGTGTTGCCCGTGACGCGCGCGGCGTCGAAGAGCGGCGTTCCGGCTTGACCGAGATATTCCCAAGGCAGGAGACCTGAGCAGACATACCAGGTCATGGTCGCGGCAATCAGCAGCGTCATGATGCCGGCCATGGTGCCGTAGGGCAGCGAACGCGCTGGCGATCGGACTTCTTCAGCCGCCTGGCAGGTTCCCTCGATGCCGAGATAGTACCACAAGCCGAAGTGCAGGGCCGCGACGATGCCGATCCAGCCATAGGGAAGCGGAGAGGTCGTGATCGCCGAAAAGTCCATCGGCACGGCGGAGGCACCGAGTTGCACCGAGACGAACAGGGCAATGATTGCCAGGAAGGCAATGGCCGTGATGACCAGATTGAAGGTCAGTGTAGCCAAAACGCCGCGGAAATTGAGCCACGCCAGGAACATGATGGAAAGGATGATGAACGGCTTCTGGTTGAGGCCGGTATGGCCCATCATCCCAGCGACCGTGTCAAGCAGATAGCCGACCGTAATCGCGTTGGCCGCCTCGAGCATGGTGTAGGCCATGACAAGGAACAGGCCGACATTGAACGCCATCAACGGCCCGACGATATGCTTGGCCTGAGCGTACTGGCCACCGGCGGCAGCAATGGTCGACGTCACTTCGGAGTCGATCATCGCCACGCAGGTGTAGAGCAGGCCAGCCACCCAGCAGGCGGCGAGCCCGGCGATCATGCCGCCTTTGCCGACAGAGAAGTTCCAGCCCATATATTCGCCGACGAGCACGATGCCGACGCCGAGCGCCCAGATATGGGCGGGGCCAAGAACGCGCAGGAGTTGAAGCCGCTCGGCTGCGGGTGCGGTTATAGTCACGTTTGCCATTTCCGTCCCCTCAGATCTGGTGGCGTTCGGCCGTCACCTCGATCTCGCCTTCGCGTGATGAGGTCAGCAACTCGTTGTCGTAGGTGGTGTCGATGCGAATGAGATTCATGAGCATCAGCGCACCGAACATGGCTGAGAGGGCCCAGGCCACGTACTCAAGAATGTTCCAGATATCCATGGTCGCCTTCCTATCGCCGCTTTGGATCGAAGCGTTCTTCGATCACTTCGCGGTATTCCCTGTCCGAAAGCCGCACGACCAAGACAAAATAGCCAATCACCAGCACCGCCATGACGAGCAGCGGGGCCCAACTGAAACTGTAATCGAAGCGGGCGGTGATGATGTCGTTCGCCGCAGCCGGGTCGGTAATTCCGATCGCTGCCCATTGCTTGGCCTCGGTCGCATTCTGACCGAGCGCTTCCCAGGTCGGATTGGCGATCGGGTTAGGCGTTTTGGCGGCGCCGGCAAAGCCCAGGTAAAGGGGCAAATAGAGGGCGCCCACCGTCAGCACGAGCAGGGTAATGACGTCGAAGACCTGACCGGCGAGGCCCTGTTTGGGAGGTTGATATGCCATTGCCAGCTCCTTAGCGCCTGCGCATCTCGTCGAGATGCTTGATGTCAAGGCCGTAGATGAAATGCTTGTCTTCCTCATAGTGGCGTAGCATGGCGACAATGGCCGCCGTGTTGAACGCCAACACCAGTCCGCATGCGACCGACAGGATGATGCGCATGGCGGGGATCGAGATGTACGGCCAGACGCTGAACAGCGCGAAAAGAAGTGTGCCCCACAGCACGATGACGAAGGCCAACAGGCCTGCGCGATCGCGAGTGTGCATTTTGTCGATGCGCTGGTTGAGGCTGAGTTCGCCAGTTCGACTACTGATTGTCGCTTCCATTTGTTCTCCTCCAGGCGGCCATTTTCGGCTTCATTGCGCTTTTGCGGTAGGGAAAATTAATTTCCCAACAGGAATATCCGGCAAAGTTAATTTCCTGTCAAGTGACGCGGTGCAGATAGTGGATGGCGTCGGTAAGGCAGAGATGCTCCTGAACAGATTTGAACCCGGATATAGATTTGCCTTCGCGCGCCACGCGTTCACCATCGTCTCGACAGGTTTGGGGCCACGCCTTTTCGGTTGCGCGGAGCGGCCGTCGAAAGCCGCAAAACCGCCTTGATCCCCAGCGGAATTGCGCTCGGCGATCAGAGCTTCCGGCGCTGATCCATCAACGGTTGAACGCGAGAGCGTTTCACCGTTTCATGGAAACGGCGAACCGCTCTATCTCTTTGTTCTTACGCAATTCCGGACGGAAAACCGCTACACACTTTTCCTGGAATTGCTCCAGGTCGGTCATGCCGGCCTGCTCAGCAAGGGCAATTCCGACTTCACGGGCGAACACCTCTGCTCCGGCAAGGGTCACTCGTAGATCTTAAATCGGCCGACCAAATCCTGCACTTCCTCGCGCACAGCCGCCTCGATAGCTGCGTTGCCGCTCTCGCCTTTGGCGGCCAACCCATCAATGACGCACATCGTCAGACGGCCGACTTGACGGAACTCGTCGGCGAGGAAACCGCGCGTCGTACACGCCGGCGTGCCGAGCCGGACACCGGACGTGACCGTCGGTCCTTGCGGATCGAAGGGAATGCCGTTCTTGTTGCAGGTGATGTGGGCGCGGCCAAGCACGGTCTCCACTGCCTTGCCAGTCAGATCCTTGCGCCGCAGGTCGACCAGCATCAAATGCGTATCGGTGCCGCCTGAGACGATGTCGACACCGCCATTGGCAAGTGTCTCTGCAAGGATTTTGGCGTTGGCGACGACGTTTGACGCATAGGCCTTGAATTCCGGCGCCAGCGCCTCGCCGAAGGCGACTGCCTTGGCAGCAATGACGTGCATCAACGGCCCGCCCTGCAGACCAGGAAACACCGCCGAGTTGATCTTCTTCCCGATCTCCTCGTCGTTGGAGAGCACCATGCCGCCACGGGGGCCGCGCAGGGTTTTGTGTGTGGTCGTGGTCACCACGTGGGCGTGTTCGAGGGGATTGGGGTGGACGCCGCCGGCCACCAGGCCGGCGAAATGCGCCATGTCCACGAACAGCTTGGCCCCAACTTCGTCGGCGATCTCACGAAACGCTTTGAAATCGATAATGCGGGGATAGGCCGACCCGCCGGCAAGAATCACCTTGGGTTGGTTCTTGCGCGCCAGGTCGCGCACCTCATCGAGGTCGATGCGATGGGTGTCTGGCCGCACCCCGTAGGAAACGACGTTGAACCACTTGCCGGACTGGTTGACCGGCGCGCCGTGCGTGAGATGCCCGCCGGCGGAGAGGTTAAGACCCAGAAAGGTGTCGCCGGGCTGCATCAGCGCCATGAAGACCGACTGGTTGGCCTGACTGCCGGAGTTCGGCTGTACGTTTGCAAACGAGCAGCCAAACAGCGCCTTGGCACGCTCGCGCGCCAGATCCTCGACTTCGTCGACGAACTGGCAGCCGCCATAGTACCGGCGGCCGGGATAACCCTCCGCATATTTGTTGGTCAGCACCGAACCCTGTGCCTCGAGCACCGCTCTGGAGACGATGTTTTCGGAAGCGATCAACTCGATCTCGTTGCGCTGGCGAGAGAGCTCCCGCTGCATGGCGTCGCTGACGGCATGGTCCGCAACAGCTACTCCTGCGCTGAAGAAACGACTTGCGGCGCCGGTGTCAGGTTTGGTCGAGATGTTCATGAAGCTCCTCCCTTGCGGCGCGACACAACGCCAACACTATGGTCTCACCCGGTCCAGCCCAGACCGGTTGAAATGCAATTGATCGAAAGCAGCAGCGCGTTGACCGCACGCTTGGGCTTGGCCGTCGTGCCGTCCTGCGCGCGAACTTCGCGCAAAAGCTGCACCTGCAACCGATGTATGCCGTCCAGCTGCGGCCTGATTCGGTCGAAGTGCTGCTTGAAGGCCGGAAAGCGCTGCGAAACCTTCAGGCCGCCATTGATCTCGGCAATGGTCTTGCGGGTCAAAGCATATTCGGCGGCGATCTTGCGGTATATCCGTTCGCCCACCTCGTGGTCCTGCACCAGCCCAGCGTAGAGCCGGCCGATCTCCATGTCGGTTTGGTAAAGTCCCTTATCGACCTCGTCGACGATGAGGCGGAAAAAGCGCGAGCGCTCGAACATCTGCCGGAGCAATTCCAACCCGGCCTTGCCGCGAACAGTGAGGAACGAGTTGAGCGCGCTGCCGATGCCGTACCAATTGGTCAGCAGATGCCGGTTCTGGCTCCAGGCAAAAACCCAGGGAATGGCGCGCAGATCGGAAATGTCGCGCGCGCCGAAGCGGCGGGCCGGACGCGAACCGATCTTCAGCAGCGACAGCTCTTCCACAGGGCTCGCCTGGTTGAAATAGTCGATGAAGCCCGGCTCGTTGATGAGGCCCGAATAGGACGCCTGCGACATGCCGGTCAAAGCCTCCAGCGCCTCACTGAACTCAGGGATGTCCCTTAACTCAGGCTCATTGTGTGATTTGACGGTATGGGCGAAGACGCTCGCAGCAAGGATCTCGAGCTGATAGAGTCCCGTACCGCGATTTGCGAATTTCGATGACACGACTTCGCCCTGCTCGGTCACGCGCATCGCCCCGCCAACTGTGCCAGCAGGCTGAGCAGCGATCGCTCGACCTGTCGGCGCACCGCCTCGACTGACAGAGCCGCCGCGGCCGTGGAAGAAGCTGATGGCGATCTTGCGCTTCTGGCTGAGGGCGTGGATGCGTCTTTGCGTCTTATTCAATTCCCAATTCGAAGCAAGGAAACCACCGTCCTTGTTGGAGTCGGAGTATCCCAGCATGACTTCCTGCCGGTTGTCGAAGTCGCGCACGGAACGGCGCACGATCGAGACTGAAAGAAGCTGATCCAGAACATCAGGCGCGGCGCGCAGGTCGCCGATAGTCTCGAAAAGCGGCACGACGCGCAGTGCGATCGCACCGCTGCCGTCGAGCGCGGTGGCCATACCGGAATATTGGGCGAGCAGATAAACTGCCAGCAGGTCCTCGGAAGAACGAGTCATGCTCAAGATGAAGGCGCCAATCGCACCGCCGTTCGGCCCTGAGGAGGCTTCGCGGATGACGTCGAATAGGTCGAGAAGTTCCCGCGCCTCCTCGGAGAGCGATTGCCGATCGATCCTAAGCTGTTCGCCGGCGCTGAGTGCCGAACGAATGCGCTGGGCCCATTGCGGCGTATCGAGCGCCGGTGCTTTGTCCGCATCCATGTGCTTGAAAAGCTCGGACAGCACCCGATTGACGACCGTCGAGTTCTGGCGAATGTCCAATGCGACCGTACGAAAGCCGAAGGTCTCGACCTGCTGGCGCAAAGGGCGAACAAAGCG from Mesorhizobium sp. M1E.F.Ca.ET.045.02.1.1 includes the following:
- a CDS encoding phosphoenolpyruvate carboxylase, with translation MDDSRLLSCHEDVRSLLFRLLTSVVSEREPGIAGVPAGRVSLDTLADAQRIPALQATGIWFQLVAIANELLAMRSRRELEQMGGADEVIGSFANVVGEIAAAGYPAEELQGALDRLNVGPTMTAHPTEAKRVTVLEIHRRIYRKLTELEQQRWAPREREQLIDDLRSEIELLWMSGELRLERPSVESEIAWGLHFFREVIFEATPKIYDAIEEAFARHYPKYDLKVPSFMRYASWIGGDRDGNPNVTAKTTAQALTECRQAAINWYIQQVRRLVAVLSISANVVDIPEDFNKALGHALHRSGAAREIVARNPGEPLRQFAAAMLDRLRAMLGETAAKPYARSELFKTDLRHLETVLAKVGGNHVARRFVRPLRQQVETFGFRTVALDIRQNSTVVNRVLSELFKHMDADKAPALDTPQWAQRIRSALSAGEQLRIDRQSLSEEARELLDLFDVIREASSGPNGGAIGAFILSMTRSSEDLLAVYLLAQYSGMATALDGSGAIALRVVPLFETIGDLRAAPDVLDQLLSVSIVRRSVRDFDNRQEVMLGYSDSNKDGGFLASNWELNKTQRRIHALSQKRKIAISFFHGRGGSVSRGGAPTGRAIAAQPAGTVGGAMRVTEQGEVVSSKFANRGTGLYQLEILAASVFAHTVKSHNEPELRDIPEFSEALEALTGMSQASYSGLINEPGFIDYFNQASPVEELSLLKIGSRPARRFGARDISDLRAIPWVFAWSQNRHLLTNWYGIGSALNSFLTVRGKAGLELLRQMFERSRFFRLIVDEVDKGLYQTDMEIGRLYAGLVQDHEVGERIYRKIAAEYALTRKTIAEINGGLKVSQRFPAFKQHFDRIRPQLDGIHRLQVQLLREVRAQDGTTAKPKRAVNALLLSINCISTGLGWTG
- a CDS encoding amino acid permease → MANVTITAPAAERLQLLRVLGPAHIWALGVGIVLVGEYMGWNFSVGKGGMIAGLAACWVAGLLYTCVAMIDSEVTSTIAAAGGQYAQAKHIVGPLMAFNVGLFLVMAYTMLEAANAITVGYLLDTVAGMMGHTGLNQKPFIILSIMFLAWLNFRGVLATLTFNLVITAIAFLAIIALFVSVQLGASAVPMDFSAITTSPLPYGWIGIVAALHFGLWYYLGIEGTCQAAEEVRSPARSLPYGTMAGIMTLLIAATMTWYVCSGLLPWEYLGQAGTPLFDAARVTGNTGLMVLLFVGTMFSTLASANGCINDASRAWFSMGRDRYLPSWFGAVHPVYRTPYRSIVFLVPIALIFALGAPLDQVVTFSILSGLLGYTFMTFNMVMFRRKWPLDTIKRGYVHPLHPLPVIVLLTLCAAAYFAVFLGYGTQLSAMMCFYIVASLWFHFRRYQFVRRGDQFTMPWPKPAGY
- the glyA gene encoding serine hydroxymethyltransferase produces the protein MNISTKPDTGAASRFFSAGVAVADHAVSDAMQRELSRQRNEIELIASENIVSRAVLEAQGSVLTNKYAEGYPGRRYYGGCQFVDEVEDLARERAKALFGCSFANVQPNSGSQANQSVFMALMQPGDTFLGLNLSAGGHLTHGAPVNQSGKWFNVVSYGVRPDTHRIDLDEVRDLARKNQPKVILAGGSAYPRIIDFKAFREIADEVGAKLFVDMAHFAGLVAGGVHPNPLEHAHVVTTTTHKTLRGPRGGMVLSNDEEIGKKINSAVFPGLQGGPLMHVIAAKAVAFGEALAPEFKAYASNVVANAKILAETLANGGVDIVSGGTDTHLMLVDLRRKDLTGKAVETVLGRAHITCNKNGIPFDPQGPTVTSGVRLGTPACTTRGFLADEFRQVGRLTMCVIDGLAAKGESGNAAIEAAVREEVQDLVGRFKIYE